Proteins found in one Zea mays cultivar B73 chromosome 1, Zm-B73-REFERENCE-NAM-5.0, whole genome shotgun sequence genomic segment:
- the LOC100286127 gene encoding CF9 encodes MDSLAAACLCSRRRRARRLLLAAAAATTGYGLYRLYRHHRRRIVAALSLADAVSQVGSDLAEFLRSESDQVPRSLLQLSKLAASEPVSSAASSLSESLASGVLRAISHQRQLHQQQQKNPQTPLQDRILDRLLSPEGAGFASAVVGSLARSLVLSSCDARRAEAGDREEPRWLAALCSATGKEASADLVRVFVSTAVAAYLDRTAAVRSNNHLLAGLSDPRHEAQVKDLAVSVCNGAIETFLRTSRQLAKEASSARIEVTSMERVVEDSDSNFVIHKVSSTLAAPSNRRFVLDVTGRVTAETVRSFLDFLAQRMSDGARKSIVIARDEVAERGLVAVKYLGAKSMAIFTISLALCMHILMGTRFLLPA; translated from the coding sequence ATGGACTCACTTGCCGCCGCCTGCCTCTGCTCCCGCCGTCGCCGCGCTCGCCGACTCCTCCTGGCCGCTGCGGCGGCCACCACTGGGTACGGCCTCTACCGCCTCTACCGTCACCACCGCCGCCGCATCGTCGCTGCCCTCTCCCTTGCCGACGCCGTGTCTCAGGTCGGTTCCGACCTCGCCGAATTCCTCCGCTCCGAGTCCGACCAGGTCCCACGAAGCCTCCTCCAGCTCTCCAAGCTCGCCGCTTCCGAACCCGTCTCCTCCGCCGCGTCTTCCCTCTCCGAGTCCCTCGCGTCCGGCGTCCTCCGCGCCATCTCTCACCAGCGCCAATTACATCAACAACAGCAGAAAAACccccaaaccccgctccaagatcgGATCTTGGATCGTCTCCTCTCCCCGGAGGGCGCCGGATTCGCTTCCGCTGTCGTCGGAAGCTTAGCGAGGAGCCTCGTCCTGTCCTCCTGCGACGCCCGCAGGGCGGAGGCCGGCGACCGCGAGGAGCCGCGGTGGCTGGCTGCGCTCTGCAGCGCCACGGGCAAGGAGGCTTCTGCGGACCTCGTCCGAGTCTTCGTCAGCACCGCCGTTGCCGCCTACCTCGACCGCACCGCCGCAGTGCGCAGCAACAACCATCTGCTCGCTGGCCTCTCTGATCCAAGGCACGAAGCCCAGGTCAAGGACCTGGCTGTCTCTGTCTGCAACGGTGCTATCGAAACCTTCCTCAGGACGTCGCGGCAGCTTGCCAAGGAGGCCTCCAGTGCTCGCATTGAGGTAACATCAATGGAGCGTGTGGTGGAAGATTCAGACAGCAACTTCGTGATCCACAAGGTTTCAAGCACGCTGGCCGCTCCGAGCAACAGGAGATTTGTACTGGACGTCACAGGCAGGGTCACCGCGGAGACGGTGCGGTCATTCCTCGACTTCCTAGCACAGCGGATGTCTGATGGGGCACGGAAGAGCATCGTCATCGCCCGTGATGAAGTTGCGGAGAGAGGGCTCGTTGCTGTCAAGTACCTCGGTGCCAAATCCATGGCTATCTTCACCATCTCCTTGGCATTATGCATGCACATTTTGATGGGAACAAGGTTCCTTTTGCCGGCATAG